A region from the Gossypium hirsutum isolate 1008001.06 chromosome A08, Gossypium_hirsutum_v2.1, whole genome shotgun sequence genome encodes:
- the LOC107938337 gene encoding protein DETOXIFICATION 43 encodes MSIMAENGIMYPPESKWSLLGVPVFVLFKDARLVFKLDSLGLEILRIAFPAALALAADPIASLIDTAFIGRIGPVELAAVGVSIAIFNQASRITIFPLVSITTSFVAEEDTLAKISPEAVKSEDLEKNEPKNNEMKELMRPEDVVAANLEDGPGAAATNTDTKEPEDGSSNTSKDPPAVDSKAQNAQVKKGKRHIPSVSTALILGLMLGLLQAICLVFGAKALLRVMGVKPDSPMLNPALKYLTLRSLGAPAVLLSLAMQGVFRGFKDTKTPLYATVAGDLTNIILDPIFIFVLKLGVSGAAIAHVLSQYLISLILLWRLMKQVNLLPPNMKDLQFGRFLKNGFLLLARVIAVTFCVTLAASMAARLGSTPMAAFQICLQVWMTSSLLADGLAVAGQAILACAFAEKDYKKVTAATSRVLQMSFVLGVGLAVVVGAGLYFGSGIFSKDASVLHLISIGVPFVAATQPINSIAFVFDGVNFGASDFAYTAYSMVFVAGASIASLFILSKSNGFIGIWVALTIYMVLRSFAGVLRMGTATGPWRFLRSRPIA; translated from the exons ATGAGTATCATGGCTGAGAATGGTATTATGTACCCACCTGAGAGCAAGTGGAGCCTGTTGGGAGTGCCTGTTTTTGTCCTCTTTAAGGATGCAAG ACTTGTTTTCAAATTGGATTCACTTGGCCTGGAGATACTAAGGATCGCATTTCCTGCTGCCTTGGCCTTAGCTGCTGATCCCATTGCTTCTCTGATTGACACTGCCTTCATTGGGCGTATAG GACCGGTGGAGCTAGCTGCTGTAGGAGTTTCCATTGCTATATTCAATCAAGCATCAAGGATTACTATTTTCCCGCTGGTTAGCATTACAACTTCTTTTGTAGCTGAAGAAGATACACTTGCAAAGATTAGCCCTGAAGCCGTAAAATCTGAAGATTTGGAAAAGAAtgaacccaaaaacaatgaaatGAAAGAATTGATGAGGCCAGAAGATGTAGTGGCAGCCAACTTGGAAGATGGTCCAGGTGCTGCAGCTACAAACACTGATACAAAAGAGCCAGAGGATG GTTCTTCCAACACAAGTAAGGATCCGCCTGCAGTTGATAGCAAAGCTCAAAATGCTCAagtgaaaaaaggaaaaagacatATCCCGTCAGTGTCAACAGCATTGATTCTGGGTTTAATGCTTGGTCTCCTTCAAGCTATATGCCTTGTTTTTGGAGCAAAAGCTCTCCTTCGTGTGATGGGTGTGAAACCT GATTCCCCTATGCTAAACCCAGCACTAAAGTACTTGACATTGAGGTCATTAGGCGCTCCTGCAGTTCTTCTATCTTTAGCCATGCAAGGGGTTTTCCGAGGATTTAAGGATACAAAAACACCTTTATATGCAACAGTTGCAGGAGACCTGACAAATATCATTTTGGACCCTATATTTATCTTTGTCTTAAAACTAGGGGTCAGTGGTGCAGCCATAGCACATGTCCTTTCTCA GTATTTGATTTCACTCATCCTCTTATGGCGATTGATGAAACAAGTTAATCTCTTACCCCCAAACATGAAAGACCTACAATTTGGAAGATTTCTTAAAAATG GTTTTCTTTTATTAGCAAGAGTGATAGCAGTCACATTCTGTGTGACATTAGCAGCATCAATGGCTGCTCGGCTTGGTTCAACACCTATGGCCGCATTTCAAATCTGCTTACAGGTCTGGATGACATCATCTCTTCTTGCTGATGGTTTAGCTGTCGCTGGAcag GCAATTCTTGCTTGTGCTTTTGCTGAGAAGGACTACAAGAAGGTAACAGCTGCAACATCTCGGGTATTGCAG ATGAGTTTTGTGCTTGGTGTGGGGCTTGCTGTGGTGGTTGGAGCTGGTTTATACTTTGGGTCGGGGATCTTTTCGAAAGATGCTAGTGTTCTTCATCTTATCAGTATAGGAGTACCG TTTGTAGCAGCTACACAGCCAATCAACTCAATTGCTTTCGTGTTTGACGGTGTCAACTTTGGAGCATCTGACTTTGCATACACAGCTTACTCCATG GTATTTGTAGCTGGAGCAAGCATTGCATCGTTGTTCATTCTCTCCAAAAGCAATGGATTTATAGGGATATGGGTTGCACTAACCATCTACATGGTTCTCCGCAGCTTTGCTGGTGTTTTGAG GATGGGGACTGCAACTGGACCTTGGCGCTTCCTAAGAAGTAGACCCATCGCATAG